TCTTCTCCATTTCACATCCAAACAAGCGGAGGGGATACAGCGGACTCTCAGGGCAATCCCCCTTCATCCATTAGCCGAGAAGCCAACCGTAGCATCAACAATGGTATCCCATTTAATCAATCTACAATCACCCCCATAAAACAAAGATCATTTTCGAGTCCCCTAAAATCAGTAGGAAGGAGGACTCCATCACTACAGGACAGGCCAATACCAGTTCTTTCCCCACCTGCAACggttgaagaggaagatgatACTCCTGATGGCAACCTTCTCACCACCTTGTCTGTCCCTTCAGTCTCATCTCACAATAATCTTGATACGCAAAACTCTCCAGTCAAAAATACAACTGGTTTGAGTTTTGTTGAGACAGGAGCTGAAACGCCATCTTCGGACTCATCTGGATCCACATCCTTTACGCCCAACAAGAATGTACGATCTCCATTCGGGTCATCACCTCCTGCTGTGCGTAATAGAAGTGTCACAGTCCCAGCCATGTTGTCAAAATCTAAAGACAGCTAGACCATGGGTACCGCATAATGCGGTTATTCtttactatttattatttctataTCTTTTGCATCtctttatatattttactTTACGTCATAATTTGCTTTTGCCGATTAATCAGGCCTCTCTCCTCCATTCTTCTCATTCTCTGCTAACATATTAGTCTAACTCAAGTACAATGGGGCTTCTGCTATTGCTCAATTGTCGTTTTATATGAGATTACAAGTGAATTAGCCCGTCTAAGTTTCTTTAGCTACTCCAGTTACTCCTTCTGTTCTCAAGACTGAGGCTGTAGCTAaaactactactactactactactactgttgctgctgactcCTAGTACTCCTACTCCCCCAAgtccaaagaagaagtgaGCTTCTGGAAGACTACCTAGAGAATCACATATGGGTCAATTGTCTACTTTGATCTATACTGGATGGTCAATCTATGAGACCAGACACCTTAAAGAGAAGAATCTCCTGCTGATATCACTAAGAAGACTCTGGTTATCCTTAGTTGTAGCTGGAGTCCAGTCTCACTTCGGAAGACTATCAACACTCCCAACGACagttttgttgatttttctCTCAGAAACTCCTTCTTGCTCATCCTTTACTCTTCTTTGGCACCACCGATACTATTGAACACCGTTCTATCATGAGCCCATCCATGGTTGATTCGTATTAAGGAGTCTGATGTTACTTAACTACAAGATCGAAATCGCTTAGAATGACTATGAAAACCCAGAATGAATCCTATTTTCTCACTGTTCTTTTCGACTCCTGGTCGGACCACCGTCTATCGAGCCAGCTCTGCCTATCACAGTCTCATTTTGActaattattttttggtgGCTGCTGAActaaaaaacaaacagtgctttggcagcagccagtttTGATCCCGCGGAGATGTCAGAAACGGAAGAACCTAGAAGCATATGCGGCTTTGATGTCTACATCGTGCGGCTCGAGATTACTAACAGGGGTCAGCATCTCTATAGAACTCGCCTGTCATATAAAAGCCAGTGGCGAAGCCATTCCATTTCTAACTCATAGAATTTAATTAAAGAATCACAGAATGACGACGATAGCTGAGAAATCACAGGGCCTATTAGATGTAGGTGAGCACTGTGCTCTATGCAATAAAATTGACTTTCTTCCGTAAGTACTTCAATCTTTCTGGTGTCATTCGTGGGGTAATATGATTTCAGATGCGAAGGTAATTCGGGCTACAAATCTGATTTTGGAACATGACATTTTTAGATAGTGCCAGACTCTATTCCACTGACTTGTGGGTACAGGATATTTTTCTCTATGCATCTGGAGCTGAGCCCATTACCAGAGACCTGAGTAGAAATATATTAAGGACAGATTAGCTAACAACATTTATAGATTTAAATGTCACGAGTGTGAGAAAACATACTGTAATGAGCATAGAAAAGTCCAGGATCATGATTGTGTGCCTGTGAAAACAAAGACAGGTTCAGGATCAAGTTCTACAAACCGAATTACATCATCTACTAGATTGGGGTCAACTCCAGCATCAAAGCAAGCTGTGGGAGCACCTCGtctagcagctgcttcagCTGCCAGTGACAGAGCTCGTAATACTAGCCAACCCACTAGTTCGAGTGGGGCCGGCAGTTCCAGCTCATCCACGTCTTCGACACCACCTGCATTAGAAAGACTAAAGTCATTATGGGCCAAGAAAacatcatcttcctcatcaagTGGAGGAACTAGACCCAAGAAAGTGAATCCATTATTAGCATTAGCAGAACTCAAGAAGTCATCGAAGGGTGATGAGAAGATTCCTACTCAAAATAGATTATATTTCTATCTTGTTCGCCCTGCATCAGATACTCTAGATATATCTGGTAGGCCGACAACTCGTCCTGAAAAGAAGTTGGCTGTTTTCTTCCAGAAAGATATGATTGTAGGAAGGGCTTTGGACAAGGCTTGCGAACTTCTGGCCATTACAAACAAGAATAACACATCAAACGGCCATCGGTTAGGATTGTATGCCGGAGACGTGTTCATTGCATATAATCAAAAATTGTCCGACAGCATTAAAGATGGCATGACCATTACCGTGAGATAGATCCAGTTGAGTAGTTCCAGTTGCATAGCATTAAATGGGTTGATGCTCTTTAGAATGACTTCAAGGTGCCTCACCGATTTGGAGAAGATCTACTAGAGAATCTGTATAAGAGTTTCCTGATTGAAATATAGTAGAAGGACTGTCTAACACGCGCGACACAGCTTGGTCATCAGCTTCAAGTGTTCCATATGGGCGCATGCCACAAATATATGCGATAAAGGAATGATAGGCCTCTACAGTGTTGTCTTCGAGGATAGCAGAGTGAAGAATCTTACACTGACCTTGAGACATTTCTGATATTTGCGTTATATCTCTAAATGTAAAGATGTCACACGACCGAATGTCAAGTAGGGATAGAGTTTGAGGTTGATAGCCTGGAACGTGGCGATTCTTGTCGTTTAGTTGCATTTGTTTAGATATGTAGATTTTAATCCATTCCGGTTGTAATGCATTCGTACGAATTTTAAGATGGTTGAGGCTACTCGGTAGCTCTTCTAATAACTGCTCCAGTACAAAActactgatattgaaaagtcTTGTCAGAATTAAAGTGCGTAAGCGGCAACACGATCTAGCAATGAATAACAACTGAGAATCCGATAGCAAAGTATCCGTTAAGTTGAGATAGACGAGGTTCTGTCCGACAGCTTCGAAAGTTCTGTAGAATATGGGTTCTGTTAACTCTGCCATCTTACGAGGAACTAAGATCTGCGTTTTGATTGAGAGGTTGACTATTGTATTGGGAAGATCCTTCAGATATGAAAAAGTGGAGGCTTCGTCCATGAACCAGGAAACAGCTACATGGAACGACACTAGATTAGGACTAGATTTGGAAAGGCGGATTATGGGAGAGAGGTATCGAAGACTTTCACACGGGTCAATAACTAGGCTCCTTACTTTGGAAAGTTTCCTTTGTGCAATTTCTAGACGAAGCCAGCTCGTGTTGCTGGATGTTCCAATAACAGGCGAAGACGGTGGTGACGGTAAAAGAGAACCACTTAGCTTTTGATCCTGTAACGTTGAGTAATAAAATGGCGAACAGTGTCCTatatcatcttcgtcagcaccttctccttcatcatTCTCATCATGAAAGTACTCCCATATTTCGCGAATAAAAGAGGGTCTTAAATCAGATAACCGGACAATACTACCGAGATGATCTTGATTTCCAATCTGATTCAACTAGTTCCAGTGGTTAGTACTTCGTTACAACACGAAATCAAAGCGATATTCGACTGGATACTCACTCTTCTGCTTAAAACCATACAGTTTACAAGATCATCAAGAGGCAAGTAGCCAAATATGACGGTTAGAATTTCCGTCGGAAGCTCATTGATAGACGGCATGatggctggggctgtgaGCAACTAACAGGTTAAACCAGTCtggaaaataataaataatttcacGACAGTCCAGCACTGCGTTTCCCTGTTATGGTGTAATATGTAGCACGTATAAAGTTTTGATTACGCgaactgttgttgttgaccaCAAGCAGACATAAATGAAAACATACATTAAGGAATGTATGATAAAGCTACAATTGCATGGATCGGCATTCTATCTTGTGACTGAAAACAAACGGCTGATAAATACGCCGGTCTCATCCAGGCCAGCCAATAGTAAACTAGAACCCAATCCTGAATAGCAGGTTGTTCGTAGACTTGTATGTTATTATGGGCTTTAAAATCAgccctttttttttgttttgtcaATTTGTGATTGTCGCTTATCGACGCATATGGGCGTTATTTGAAGTATACAGGTGTCTGCCTTGATCATGCAAGATTATGCAGAACAAGTTAGATAGGCTTAATATTTAACTTTTTTGAACCCGCAAAAACAAATCTATTAAAATAGTTGAATTATATTAAAAATTAGGGATAAATGCTCGACATTTTATATAATTTCATTCCCTACCCTCTTTTCCCCCTGTTTTCTAGTACTTCAgttctgtatatatatctattaGTTCAAAGTTGAGGCCGACGAGGATTTCTCGCTACCATCCTGACCCAGTCGGATCCATTTTTCGTTCTCACCATCAATATCTGAATCGATATCTGCTTGGCCACATAGACATGTCTTTGGCCTCGATCCATTAGCTTTGTATCGTTAGTTTGTCAAAATACACATCAGGAAACAGCCTACAGTGTACCTACCTTGATCATTGCATCCACAGGTGCAAGCGGCATCACAAGAGCATGTATTATCACTGGTCATCGAGTGTCCGGAGATTTGCCTAGAGGATGATTTACTGCGGTGTTTAAATACTGAAATAATTGGTTAGC
The Sugiyamaella lignohabitans strain CBS 10342 chromosome A, complete sequence genome window above contains:
- the CUZ1 gene encoding Cuz1p (Protein with a role in the ubiquitin-proteasome pathway; interacts with ubiquitinated protein, Cdc48p and the proteasomal regulatory particle; may protect cells from trivalent metalloid induced proteotoxicity; contains a PACE promoter element and is co-regulated with proteasome subunit genes; AN1-type zinc finger protein, with DHHC and ubiquitin-like domains (UBL); ortholog of ZFAND1, a human gene linked to cancer; protein abundance increases under DNA replication stress; GO_component: GO:0005737 - cytoplasm [Evidence IDA] [PMID 11914276]; GO_component: GO:0005737 - cytoplasm [Evidence IDA] [PMID 14562095]; GO_component: GO:0005634 - nucleus [Evidence IDA] [PMID 14562095]; GO_function: GO:0046872 - metal ion binding [Evidence IEA]; GO_function: GO:0070628 - proteasome binding [Evidence IDA] [PMID 24121501]; GO_function: GO:0070628 - proteasome binding [Evidence IDA] [PMID 24297164]; GO_function: GO:0008270 - zinc ion binding [Evidence IEA]; GO_process: GO:0071243 - cellular response to arsenic-containing substance [Evidence IGI,IMP] [PMID 24297164]; GO_process: GO:0043161 - proteasome-mediated ubiquitin-dependent protein catabolic process [Evidence IGI,IMP,IPI] [PMID 24121501]) — protein: MTTIAEKSQGLLDVGEHCALCNKIDFLPFKCHECEKTYCNEHRKVQDHDCVPVKTKTGSGSSSTNRITSSTRLGSTPASKQAVGAPRLAAASAASDRARNTSQPTSSSGAGSSSSSTSSTPPALERLKSLWAKKTSSSSSSGGTRPKKVNPLLALAELKKSSKGDEKIPTQNRLYFYLVRPASDTLDISGRPTTRPEKKLAVFFQKDMIVGRALDKACELLAITNKNNTSNGHRLGLYAGDVFIAYNQKLSDSIKDGMTITVR